Proteins found in one Paenibacillus borealis genomic segment:
- a CDS encoding carbohydrate ABC transporter permease: MGYLFTGPMLLGVIVFTLIPMIFSFVLSFTKWSFVTGFDRIRFNGLDNFRQLFQDDVFLKSLGNNFIMLLAVPVGMAIALILGVIITNHVYAPGAFKVIYFMPQISSVVAVAVVWQVLFHPSYGPVNGFLTALGVDNPPKWLADPSYALPSVMLLMIWIDLGVSLIIYIAGIKNIPADLYEAATIDGASKFAQFRSITFPLLTPTTFFLLVTGIIGNFKSFALVKVLTEGGPANSTSVVVYDMYQTAFVDLQTGYASSMVMILFVIVLAITGLQWLGQRYWVNY; this comes from the coding sequence ATGGGTTATCTGTTCACGGGGCCAATGCTGCTCGGAGTTATTGTATTTACACTGATCCCTATGATTTTCTCCTTCGTACTCAGCTTCACCAAGTGGTCGTTCGTTACCGGCTTTGACCGGATCCGTTTCAACGGACTGGACAACTTCCGCCAGCTGTTTCAGGATGATGTGTTTCTGAAGTCGCTGGGCAATAATTTCATTATGCTGCTGGCGGTGCCGGTCGGGATGGCCATAGCGTTGATCCTGGGGGTGATTATTACCAATCATGTCTACGCGCCGGGTGCGTTCAAGGTCATCTACTTCATGCCCCAGATTTCCAGTGTCGTCGCTGTCGCTGTCGTGTGGCAGGTTCTGTTCCATCCCTCCTACGGTCCGGTTAACGGTTTCCTGACGGCACTCGGAGTGGACAATCCGCCCAAATGGCTGGCCGATCCGTCGTATGCGCTTCCATCGGTCATGCTGCTGATGATCTGGATTGACCTCGGGGTCTCGCTGATTATCTACATTGCCGGGATCAAGAATATTCCTGCCGATCTGTATGAAGCGGCGACGATTGACGGTGCCTCGAAGTTCGCCCAGTTCCGCTCCATTACTTTTCCGCTGCTGACGCCGACGACCTTTTTCCTGCTGGTGACCGGGATTATCGGCAATTTCAAATCCTTCGCGCTGGTCAAAGTGTTGACGGAGGGCGGTCCGGCCAACTCTACTTCAGTCGTCGTGTACGACATGTATCAGACTGCATTTGTGGATCTCCAGACCGGGTATGCTTCATCTATGGTCATGATTCTGTTCGTTATCGTACTCGCCATCACCGGCTTGCAGTGGCTGGGACAGCGCTATTGGGTCAATTACTAG